Genomic window (Chionomys nivalis chromosome 7, mChiNiv1.1, whole genome shotgun sequence):
ATCAACCACCGCAGTATACAATTAAGGGGCCAAGAATTTAGCTCAGCGACCCCTAAACAATGTTTTTAAGAAAtgagggtctctctctctatgcTAAGAATGATTGCAAACTTCCAGGCTCaggtaattctcctgcctcgacCCATGGAGAAGCTGGGACAAAAGGTGGCTGCCATTATGACTGGCTCACTGAATGTTTTCAAAGTCTGGTTTGCTGAAGTTATAAAAATTTCCTAGAAGCTTGACTCTGAGTATCCAGGGTTGACCTGGGGATCGCCACTGcaacaggcttgccaggcatgtCACCTGCTCCGTGGGAAGTCGGCTTTGGTTGCAGGTATCATTGGATCCCTGATGGCTGGGGAGAAactgcttctgtctctgggttctcaTGTTTGGTTCAGGTGCTCCCTGCCAGAGGGTGAACGGCATGCCTTCCTGAGATGAATGGGATGTCGCCCAGCATGGTACTGGTCCTTACGCTGCCCTGGCATTCGTGGACTGTGTACGAGGGTCCTGACAACTGAAACCGAAACTGCAGAAGGGAGGAAAGTTGTAGCCCAGCCCGAACTATGCAGTGTTCCCCTGGTGGAGGGGAAGCATCTGTAATAGAAATACTATATAATGATCTTCCTCTGGGGCCCATTCACCAATTAAGACCTTCACCAGAGCTTGAGACCCTTGATTCTCGGCTTTCCTTTGTACCCAACcgcacattttatattttcacatttatttgtttattctgtctctcttctcttctcttctctttattctgtctctgtctctcccccccccgcctcccccccccccgtgtgtttgtgtgcacacgcgcgcgcacgagTGTGTTGTGTAGATACCCCCATACCACAGCTTTCACGTGGCGGTCAAAGGGcaattttcaggagttggttttctccttccccatGAGATTGAACTCAGTGTTCTTCAGGGCTCACCACCACTTCCATACCTCCAAGACTGGGGCAGTCCCTTGTTTCTTCAGGTTTGTGGCAATCTGACTTCTTTTATGATTTGCCAACGTCCCATTTACTTGGGCAATTCTTTCACTACCGTCTATCTCCCTCACATAGACCTTTACAGAGGGACATCCTGGGCACCGAAGTGCCTGGCAGGTACTCACTGGGTGGATGGCTCTGCAGGAAGGTAGGACACAGCCTGAGACCACAGTGGATCCATAAAAGAGAGGCCATCACTCCCCAGGGAGATCCGTAGAATAAAGGGCAAGCCTCAGCTGTGGTTGAGGATAGAGTTGCCTTGGGAACACTCCAGGGCAAAAGGAACACTGCAGAGCCCCAGGGGGCACCCAGCTGCCGCCTCGGTGCTTGtagtcctcagtttccccagcagtTGTCTGCAGCGGCCCTAGCAGCCCTGGGTCACACTAGGCCTCCGTGCCCCTCGAGGGCGCTCCAAGTCAGACCTCCAGAGCAGTCGCGCTCGGTCGAGGCCGCTCTAGCCGCGCGGCAGCGGCAGGGCCGGCGCGGGGCGTGTCGGGAAGGCGGCGGGCTAGTGCGATCTtcggtggtggcggcggcgggaGCCATGGTGGGTGGCGAGGCCGCCGCGTCAGTGGAGAAGCTAGTTTCCGGGGTGCGGCAGGCGGCCGACTTCGCCGAGCAGTTCCGAACCTACTCGGAGAGTGAGAAGCAATGGAAAGCGCGCATGGAGTTCATCCTGCGCCACCTGCCTGACTACCGAGACCCACCCGACGGCGGCGGCCGTCTGGACCAGCTGCTGTCCCTCTCCATGGTCTGGGCCAACCACCTCTTTCTGGGCTGCAGGTGCGGACCCCCGCTGGCCGGCTGTCCCCGTTCCCATCTACCGACCCCAGTTTGGCCATACCCCACCCCACGCCGAACCCGGCCCAGCCTCCTACGGCCTTGACTGCTTCCCACTTAGCAACCCCTCGGGGAAGGCGTAGCTCTTCTCTGAGCCTCGCTCTCTTCTGGTGACGGGGTGGTTGCGATGACTGCAGCAGTTAAACGATGGAGAATGCTATGCAGGTGGGCTCGAGGACGGCTGGATTGCTGGGgtcattttttattactttttattatccCGGAAGATTGCCTTTGCAGAGTGTGTTTGAAGTCCATTAGTTCCTGTCACCCACATGACAAAAGTGCAGACCGAAGCTGagacttcctcttccccctctagATGAAGACACTAGCAAGAGGATGTGATATATCGCACCGTTGGCTGGTGGATTTCACCGCTAAGACAGGATGTAATCTTTGcctcttcattttcctctttgctttccttcttaAGAAAGGAATGGTACTTTCTTATTGCTTTCCCAAAGCCACCAGGACCTTTGCGATCACACCAGGAGGCCAAGAGCGAGGGCCAGAGATTCCTGGCAAGGCATCCTCTTTAGTCCACCGGAGGAAAAAAGCACTAGGTTTTTGCACTCCTTtatggttttttatttaattttcatttttaaaaactttttttaaggCAATCGTCCTTTTAACTGAGGCTGACCCTTCAGTTTATTATATAGCCCAGATAGTCCTGGAATTCTACATACTGAAATTATGCGTGCATCTCCAAGCTCTTATAAAGGCTTCTAGAGTTTCTAGTTGTGTTAAAATAGGACCACCTGACTCAGATCTGATTTTTGTATCCTCTAGCTGGTCACATGGCCCCTCCAGGACAAACCACTTGGtttgctttttgggttttgtGCTAGGGATGAAGCCCAGGCCCTGGCACCAAATAAGTACTCTACCTCTGAGTACCTTCAGCCCTGAAGGTACTTGGTTTCAGATGTTTGTTAGAATGAGATGCGGGGAAGCTGTGCCCGACATGCACCAGCCAGTATGCCCACCCTCCCTTTGCCTTGTAAGGTGCCCTCTGAAATCGTAGTTTACAGGAGCCAAGTTCAGACAGATAACTGAGCTGAACAAAGGAATGGATGCTGTTATTTTCACTAGACCAATactctgtgttttaaaaataagtttttggcgggcagtggtggtgcttgcctttaatcccagcacttgggaggcagggacaggcggatctctgtgagttcgagaccagcctggtctacaagagctagttccaggacaggctctaaagctacagagaaaccctgtctcaaaaaagaaaaaaaaaagtttttggcTCTCAAATCTCATCCATGAATATGTACTACCACCAGATGTATGATGCtctgtttttctaattttatttatttacagctattttcagttttatatggATGCGTGTTTTGTCCACACATATGTCTGCCCCATGTGAGAAGCCTGATGacagtggagaccagaagagcaCTGGGTTCCGTGGAACTGgcgttgcagatggttgtgagccagcatgtggttgctgggaatcgaaatggatggatcctctggaagagcagcaagtgctcttaactgctcctgtttttgtaattaaaaaattttttaaaaaatttttattttatgtgtatagatatgtaCCGAGTATCCTcagacgccagaagagggcatcagatccctgagaACGGAACGGAAATTATAGCCATGTAGGAATTGAACCCAACTCCTCTGCTAGAGACTTAAGTGTTCCTAGCTGCTAAGCCATCCTTCCAGTCCCTGTGTTTGTAATTCTTCAAACATCGACCATCTTGGCAGTCTTTGGGCCTCGTTCTGTACCCACAGGCTGGGAGAGCCACTTGTTGACCATGTGCTGAACACTGTAGTTTCCCCTGAAGTATCAAACCAGCACCTTGCAGATCATGGTGTATCTGGAGTCCCAGGTACTGAGAAAGCTAATAGGAGCATTGCTTAAACCTCAGATGCTTTAGTGTGGTCTAACTAATGTACAGACAGTTCTGTAGTCTAGGAGTTGTGTTTACTACCGTCTAAGAACCTACACTCTGTTAGCAGCCCCTAATGACAGTGCGTCTTCCCAGGTCTTACTGCTTTTTATTGTGCAGTTACAGTAAAGACCTTCTGGACAAGGTGATGGAGATGGCTGATGGAATTGAAGTGGAGGACCTGCCACAGTTTATAACCAGAAGTGAATTAATGAAAAAGGTAATGAGTAGGGGTGACAGTCCCAGCTTTGACATTGTGCTGTGTTGTTTTGTGCACTCTTGTTTCCCGTTTCCTCACAGTTGGTCTAAACCTTTTCAAAACTAGACAGCAACTCAGCGTGATAGATTATGCATTGTTGGTGGAGTAACACACAGGCTCAATCTCTTTGTTTATCTAGAACACTTTTCTCttggtgccagggattgaacccaggtcctttatgCTAGATAAACTGGGAATCAGTAAGGAAGATCCTCATTCCTCCAGCTGTCCCACTCCTGAAGGACCAAGTGAACATAGCACAGAGATTTTACACACCCGTGTTTGTTGCTGCACTGTTCACAGTAAGCAGCCGAAGTATCCATCACTAGACGAATGAATATGGAAATGCTGTCCacatacacagtgaaatcctaGTCAGCTGTGAAGAAACGGGAAATGAAATTGGATGTTCATGGATAGAAATAGAGGTCATTATGTTGAACAAAATAAGCtaaaactcagaaaaacaaacatgttttctctcattggtAAAATGTAGGTTCAAGGGCATgtattgtttttgtgttgatgagAATGGAACCTAgagctttgtgtgtgctaggcaagtgctttaccccgAGCTGTACAGACTCTTTCCACACAGGCTcctgcccaggctgaccttgcccTTTAGCTAAGCAGGCTTGAGCTttcagtcctcttgcctctgcctccctggtggcTTGGATGCCAGATCTCTGCCCCAAGGAACAAATGTTTTActtgctatttatttatatttttttgtgatAGATCTTTCtctacagccctggctggcttggaacttgatGTGCATACCAGGCTGTTGGCAAACTTCatacgatcctcctgcctctgcctcc
Coding sequences:
- the Cdkn2aipnl gene encoding CDKN2AIP N-terminal-like protein, translated to MVGGEAAASVEKLVSGVRQAADFAEQFRTYSESEKQWKARMEFILRHLPDYRDPPDGGGRLDQLLSLSMVWANHLFLGCSYSKDLLDKVMEMADGIEVEDLPQFITRSELMKKHQS